The Thermasporomyces composti region GCCGGCCTCGTCGACGCCGAGCGGCGCGGCACCTGGGTGTGGTACCGCGTGAAGCCGGACGCGCTTCGCCAGCTCAGCGCACTGCTCGACGTCTCCTCTACCACTCGGGTGCGCGCCCGAACGACGAGCCGCCCGTGATTGCGGCACGGCTCGACCGTCTCGTCCGGCAGGTCCTGCTCAGGCCTCCGCGGTGACGAGGGATTCGAGCACAGTGGCGATTACGTGCTCAGAACGCCATCTCGTGGCTAAGGAACGCTGGCGCGACCGAGTGGCGGAGGCACGCGACCGCGAGTCCCGCTCACGGTGACGGGACAGGCCGGGCCTCTCGTATCGGTCACATCACCGCCGGTGCGCCGTGCCTCGTCGTCGCTCTTGGTGCAACCTCGCCGCGTGTGGTCTCATCGAACGCGGATGCTTCGAGGCCATGTCGAGGAACTGCGTGCGGCTCCGTTCCCGGAGTGACCACCCACGAGGGCCCTACCGCCCGAAGGAGGACATGATGGCCAAGTACCTGCTCCTCAAGCACTACCGGGGCGCGCCAGCACCGGTCAACGACGTGCCGATAGACCAGTGGACGCCGGAGGAGGTCGCGGCCCACCTCCAGTACATGAGCGACTTCGCCGATCGACTCAAGGACACCGGCGAGTTCGTCGACGCCCAGGCGCTGGCACCGGAGGGGACGTTCGTCCGCTACGGCGGCGACGGCCAGCCGCCGGTCGTTGCCGGCCCATTCGCGGAGACCAAGGACCTGATCGCCGGCTGGATGGTGATCGACGTCGAGAGCTACGACCGCGCGCTCGAACTGGCCGCCGAGCTGTCCGCGGCTCCGGGCGCGGGTGGACGGCCGATCCACGAATGGCTGGAAGTGCGCCCATTCCTGACAGTGCCGCCCACCCCCACCACGTGACCCACTAACACGGCAAGGCTCCCTTGCTCACGTCCGACCGTGAGCCACATCCTCGTCCCCCGTCGAAGCGGTCCGCCGCTCGCGCTCAGCCCCCGTACATCTCGGCGACCGCGGCGAACGCGGCCTTGGGTTCCCACCGCATATCTGGGTAGGTCCGGCCGTACCGGTCCTCGAAGACCTTGACGATGCCGGGACTGGCGAGGTCGAGGTCGTCGCGAGGATCGCCGTCCGGCCGGTGGGGATGGGTCTCCAGCGCGAACAGGTACACGAAGGCACCGTCGACTCCTTCGGTCTCAAGCACCTCCAGCACCTCGCGGAGATAGGTGGCCTGACCGACCTCGTCGCGGACGTAGTCGCCGTTCAGACGGAGAGGCGTGAGCGTGGACGTGTCGTACTCGGCGATCTCCATGCCGCGAGCGCCCGCGTCACCAGCGCCCTGGTAGGTGGACGCACCGAAGCCGGTGATCGCGACCGGCATCCCCTGCGCGGCAAGGGCACGGACACCCGCTCGGTATCGATCGGCGACCTCCGCGGACCGGATCAGCTCGACGGACATGATGTCGAAGCGGGTCCAGTCGATACGTTCGAACGGGATCGCCGCATAGGTGACCCGACCGTGGAAGTGCTCGCGCACCGCCGCCACGGCCCGGCCGAGGAAGTCGTCGAGTCGGGCGCTGGCCTCGCTGATCCGCTCCTGCCGGCCATCGGCCTCGTTGAGGAGGCGCGACAGTCGTTCGTGAAGGCTGTCGCCAGGCAGGAAACCGTGGTTCATGATCGTCAGCTCAACGCCCGTGACGAAGACGATCTCGGCTCCCGCCTGGCGCAGCCGCTCCGCGCGTCGTGCGCAGTCGATGAACAGCGACAGGGTCTCGTCCTCGGTCAGCTGGAGCGGGTAGGGCGAGAACCACACCTCCAGCCCGAGCTCGGCGGCGGCCGTCGCGGCAAGCTCGAGCCGTTCCGGATCTCCGCCGATGATCTGGACGGCGTTGCAGTGCAGGTCGTCGCGAATGATGGTCAGCTCACGCGTGACAACGGCGGGATCGAGGCTCGTCCGCGAGATCTCGCCGTCACAGACCAGCCCAGTGTCGTAGGCGATGCCCTTGGCGCGCATGTCACTCCTCTCGATCGAAGACGAAAAGCAGCGTACGCGCAAACTTGCGCATGCGCAAAATTGCGCAAACGCAAGGGGTCATGGGATGCTGAGACACGTGACGGCGCGACCGAGCGGGCTACGGGAGCGGAAGAAGCAGGCAACCAGGAAGGCGCTGCGTGAGGCGGCGCTTCGGCTCGCGCTCGAACGCGGGCCGGAGAATGTCCGCGTCGACGACATCGCCGAAGCGGCCGGGGTCTCCCCGCGGACCTACAACAACTACTTCTCCAGCCGGGAACAGGCGATCGTCGCCGCCATCACCGCGGATCGAGAGGCACGGGTCGCCGCCGCGGTGGCCGCCCGACCCTCCGACGTCCCGCTCGCGGACGCCGTCGTCGACGCCATCGTCGAGCAGTACACCGAGCCTGACGAGACCACGCGGGACGTCCTGCTCATGGTCACGACGCGCCCTGCGCTGCGCGACGCGTTCATCGATGCCGCCCGCTCGATCGAGCGCCCCCTCGCCGACGCCATCGCGAGCAGACTGGGCGACGCCGACAGCGTCACTCCTCACGTCCTCGCCGCGAGCGTGGCCGCCGCCGTTCACGTCGCCCTGGAGCGGTGGGTGACGCCGGAGCTCCCCTCCCCGACCGGACTCGTCGTCCCCAGAGGCTCCCTGCCTGACCTCCTGCGCTCCGCACTCGCACCTCTCCGACCCGCGCTCGACGCCGCCGACACGCGTCAGGAGAGATGACTCCCTGGCGGTAGGGCGTCGAGCGCTTGGCGGATCTCAGGCAGCGTCAAGCCCACCTACGGCGAATATCGCGCTTCTCATCGACGAGCTCTTCTCCGCGGATCCGTGGCGTGTCCGCGGGCTGAGCGGTGTTTCGGGAAGGTTCAGGTTCCCGAGCGCACCTCCGCTCGGATGCCGGCGAGGAGCAGATCGAGCCCGGTGACGAACTGCTCGCGGTCGTC contains the following coding sequences:
- a CDS encoding YciI family protein, encoding MAKYLLLKHYRGAPAPVNDVPIDQWTPEEVAAHLQYMSDFADRLKDTGEFVDAQALAPEGTFVRYGGDGQPPVVAGPFAETKDLIAGWMVIDVESYDRALELAAELSAAPGAGGRPIHEWLEVRPFLTVPPTPTT
- a CDS encoding TetR/AcrR family transcriptional regulator, yielding MTARPSGLRERKKQATRKALREAALRLALERGPENVRVDDIAEAAGVSPRTYNNYFSSREQAIVAAITADREARVAAAVAARPSDVPLADAVVDAIVEQYTEPDETTRDVLLMVTTRPALRDAFIDAARSIERPLADAIASRLGDADSVTPHVLAASVAAAVHVALERWVTPELPSPTGLVVPRGSLPDLLRSALAPLRPALDAADTRQER